The following coding sequences are from one Dehalococcoidia bacterium window:
- a CDS encoding AAA family ATPase — protein MVLRPDNFTEQAQEVLRESQEVVRRYRHQQWDAEHILMALLEQKDGIAQELLAELEAPTDAIRANLHSVMDGVPRSVQPATQIFMTPRAEATLSRAKAEADRLGDDFISAEHLLVSLTQEQQGPLAQILKQYGVDTERVYKALHKVRGSHRVTDQRAESRYRSLDRFSIDLTELASTGQLDPVIGREAEVARVMQTLIRRTKNNPVLIGGAGVGKTAIAEGLAQCIVSGNAPEELRDRRVLALDMGALVAGAKFRGEFEERLKAVMDEIREAEGEIILFIDELHTVVGAGAGEGSIDASNMMKPALSRGELQTVGATTEDEYRRYIERDAALERRFQPVLVEEPDPEVAIEMLKGLRPRYEAHHKVKVEDDAIEAAVRLSQRYISDRLLPDKAVDLIDEAASKLRIDSQSKPSDIVELEAQIQRLEHEELAASQRADYEEAAVHKSERLRLQEELGMVNSEFGIGNSESAMVVTAEMVGTLIATWTGIPVDRLLETEAEKLLHMEERIHHRVIGQDAAITAVSDAIRRARAGLKDPKRPIGSFIFLGPTGVGKTELARALAEFLFDDEQNMVRVDMSEYMEKHTVSRLVGAPPGYVGFDQGGQLTEAVRRRPFRVILFDEIEKAHPDVFNILLQILEDGRLTDGQGHTVDFRNTLVIMTSNLGTGVEIREAVGFLRGANGETDSAKRRAAVDEALKRVFRPEFLNRIDETIVFDPLSEEETRQIVDIIFAEVSGRLAEHGVTIDLSDEARDWLAREGFDRTYGARPLRRVVQRSIENPLSRLILGGEFVSGDHIRADVAEDGGLSFEKVEEGEPVLVGV, from the coding sequence ATGGTACTACGACCAGACAACTTCACGGAGCAGGCGCAGGAGGTGCTGCGGGAGTCGCAGGAGGTCGTGCGCAGGTATCGTCACCAGCAGTGGGACGCGGAGCACATTCTGATGGCGCTGCTGGAGCAGAAGGACGGCATCGCGCAGGAGCTTCTCGCGGAGCTCGAGGCACCGACGGACGCAATTCGTGCGAACCTGCACAGCGTTATGGACGGTGTGCCGAGGTCGGTGCAGCCGGCGACACAGATATTCATGACTCCCCGCGCGGAGGCGACGCTAAGTCGCGCCAAGGCCGAGGCCGACCGGCTCGGAGACGACTTCATCAGCGCGGAGCACCTACTCGTCTCTCTCACGCAGGAGCAGCAGGGTCCGCTGGCCCAGATTCTCAAGCAGTACGGAGTGGACACCGAGAGGGTGTACAAGGCGCTCCACAAGGTGCGTGGGAGTCACCGCGTGACAGACCAGAGGGCTGAGAGTCGTTACCGGTCTCTCGACAGGTTCAGCATAGACCTGACCGAACTGGCATCGACCGGTCAGCTCGACCCGGTCATCGGACGCGAGGCCGAGGTGGCACGCGTGATGCAGACGCTCATCCGGCGCACCAAGAACAACCCGGTGCTCATCGGCGGGGCTGGAGTCGGCAAGACGGCAATTGCCGAGGGCCTGGCGCAGTGCATCGTTTCCGGCAACGCGCCGGAGGAGCTGAGAGACCGTCGCGTGCTCGCGCTCGACATGGGCGCACTTGTTGCCGGCGCCAAGTTCAGGGGCGAGTTCGAGGAGCGCCTGAAGGCTGTCATGGACGAGATCCGGGAGGCCGAGGGCGAGATCATCCTGTTCATCGACGAGCTGCACACCGTAGTTGGAGCGGGAGCAGGCGAAGGCTCGATCGACGCATCAAACATGATGAAGCCTGCTCTCTCGCGTGGCGAGCTGCAGACGGTAGGGGCCACGACTGAGGACGAATACCGCCGTTACATCGAGAGGGACGCTGCGCTGGAGCGTCGCTTCCAGCCAGTGCTCGTCGAAGAGCCCGACCCCGAGGTCGCCATCGAGATGCTGAAGGGACTGCGGCCCAGGTACGAGGCACACCACAAGGTGAAGGTCGAAGACGACGCAATCGAGGCGGCTGTGAGGCTGAGCCAGCGGTACATCTCCGACCGGCTGCTGCCTGACAAGGCGGTGGACCTGATCGACGAGGCGGCGTCCAAGCTACGCATCGACTCGCAATCCAAGCCCTCAGACATCGTGGAACTGGAGGCGCAGATCCAGCGGCTGGAACACGAAGAGCTGGCAGCGTCGCAGCGCGCCGACTACGAGGAAGCCGCAGTGCACAAGTCAGAGAGGCTGCGGCTGCAGGAAGAACTCGGAATGGTGAATAGTGAATTTGGAATTGGGAACTCTGAGAGCGCGATGGTCGTGACTGCAGAGATGGTCGGAACACTCATCGCGACTTGGACCGGCATTCCTGTCGACCGATTGTTGGAGACGGAGGCCGAGAAGCTGCTCCACATGGAGGAGCGGATACATCATCGGGTCATCGGGCAGGACGCCGCGATCACCGCAGTCTCGGACGCCATCCGACGGGCGAGGGCCGGACTGAAGGACCCGAAGCGTCCAATCGGCAGCTTCATCTTCCTCGGCCCGACTGGGGTCGGCAAGACCGAGCTGGCCCGTGCACTGGCGGAGTTCCTGTTCGACGACGAGCAGAACATGGTGCGCGTGGACATGTCCGAGTACATGGAGAAACACACGGTGTCCAGGCTGGTCGGCGCGCCTCCGGGATACGTCGGGTTCGACCAGGGCGGACAGCTTACGGAGGCAGTGCGCAGGCGTCCGTTCAGGGTCATCCTGTTCGACGAGATCGAAAAGGCGCACCCGGACGTATTCAACATACTGCTGCAGATACTCGAAGACGGCAGGCTGACGGACGGACAGGGGCATACGGTGGACTTCCGCAACACGCTGGTCATCATGACGAGCAACCTGGGCACGGGTGTCGAGATCAGAGAGGCTGTAGGCTTCCTACGGGGCGCGAATGGAGAGACAGACTCGGCCAAGCGGAGGGCGGCGGTCGACGAGGCTCTGAAGCGCGTGTTCAGGCCGGAGTTCCTGAACCGCATCGACGAAACCATCGTGTTCGACCCGCTCTCCGAAGAGGAGACGAGGCAGATCGTCGATATCATCTTCGCCGAGGTCTCAGGCCGGCTGGCCGAGCACGGCGTCACGATCGACCTGAGCGACGAGGCGCGTGACTGGCTGGCTCG